A window of the Candidatus Cloacimonadota bacterium genome harbors these coding sequences:
- a CDS encoding S41 family peptidase, which translates to MRFRVYLVLLAVVWVCVPLFAQEPGFTKDPAISPDGTEVCFVYDNDLWKVPFKGGVASRLTDTSASEWGPVWSPDGQWIAFKSNREGRTYSYIMPAGGGDARVIIRETYSVVDWFNDGEHLLAIGYGFEHGSSFYKLPINGERPVLLGEIGDYWASLSPDNSKIIFSRYGDAHRESYRGSLNGDLHLYDIESKSYSRLTSTEITERYPVFSHFSNSVFYAMSDGDNYQLVRVDDMDFERIFASSDLPRFSVRDISIARNNDRIVFEHFNEIYKYDPTKISKDRVEKLEINLAVDKWEDSIQEHSMKDEISDYSVSPGGNLISFNYKYDNFVVPAKGGEPKAITRDHSGWAQTEFLDDRNLILFKLHKGRTSLFRGKIDHEISLEPVQWFGADSLSVRDINRDEFGRWQIRYMDHRNSGRVALADSLFQTIKAMDIPELVISNVSINQSGSHAAYVTIDDKHFIRGLYIYDFAADSHRKVLSDQYNISNIHWMKDQRSLIFTRNRNLYRLDLLPRDEFEFDVDPWDEILNPKPAADTSSVKDETEDKETEDYSVDEDGLYVMEIKVHPEVTHPVEIEWEGIDKRLHLLYEGQSSNLYPIKVISDSTFLFVEQSWFGNNKAGLYKGDIYGKNKKEEAVFTAESDNFKLYGDNLYYLEKGALRSYSLSDKKRKEIPVALDYSYDEKKMNQKVFEQVWGSFAENFYDPDMHGLNWNELYEEYLPYTDKAMDISEIAAVIDEMVGDLNASHTGFDPREDEESTYKPIAYLGMELDYSETLPEGIRISKVYPNTRISAFYKVIEGDLLTHLDGVKIKSTTPIDSILVGKVGKTIHFTILGKDREISGVLNGLDGRAARKLYYDYKTMRSRKMVETATNSRVGYIHVPAMGEENYEDFTRDYYRDNHDKEAIILDFRGNVGGRVHDKIISLLSKKQYAYSTRRSYGNLPRVEPSNGIYVPSIVLVDEHSFSDGEIFPIIYKELKLGKVIGFPSSGAVIGTWEMQLLDGSTMRMPGTGWYKVDGTNMEGTGAIPDIIVEHSLNDIRDHNDKQLQRAIEEILQELNQ; encoded by the coding sequence ATGAGATTCAGAGTGTATCTGGTGCTGCTGGCTGTAGTGTGGGTTTGTGTCCCGCTGTTTGCGCAGGAGCCTGGTTTTACAAAAGACCCTGCCATCTCCCCTGATGGAACCGAGGTATGCTTCGTATATGATAACGATCTATGGAAAGTTCCCTTTAAAGGCGGAGTAGCCAGCCGCTTAACCGATACATCAGCTTCTGAATGGGGGCCTGTATGGTCTCCGGACGGGCAATGGATAGCTTTCAAAAGCAACCGTGAGGGCAGAACCTATTCTTACATTATGCCTGCTGGTGGAGGTGATGCCCGTGTAATTATCCGCGAAACCTACTCTGTAGTGGATTGGTTCAATGATGGAGAACACCTCCTGGCTATCGGTTACGGATTTGAACACGGTAGCTCCTTTTACAAATTGCCCATAAACGGAGAACGGCCGGTTCTTCTGGGTGAGATTGGGGATTATTGGGCAAGCTTGTCTCCAGATAATAGCAAGATCATTTTCAGCCGTTACGGAGATGCACACAGAGAATCTTACCGGGGATCCCTAAATGGAGACCTGCATCTCTACGACATAGAAAGCAAGAGTTATAGCCGTCTTACAAGTACAGAGATTACTGAGCGCTATCCCGTGTTTTCGCATTTTTCCAATTCTGTGTTTTACGCTATGTCCGATGGAGACAACTACCAGCTGGTGAGAGTGGATGACATGGATTTTGAGCGAATTTTTGCCTCCAGTGATCTGCCCCGCTTCAGCGTACGTGACATCAGTATAGCCCGAAACAACGACCGTATTGTATTTGAACATTTCAATGAAATCTATAAGTACGATCCCACCAAAATCTCCAAAGACAGAGTGGAAAAGCTGGAGATAAACCTTGCTGTGGATAAATGGGAAGATTCAATCCAGGAACACAGCATGAAGGATGAGATCAGCGACTATTCAGTATCTCCCGGAGGGAACTTAATATCCTTCAATTATAAATACGACAACTTTGTGGTACCGGCTAAAGGCGGAGAACCCAAGGCCATCACCCGCGATCACTCCGGATGGGCACAAACTGAGTTTCTGGACGATAGAAACCTGATCCTCTTCAAGCTGCATAAGGGCAGAACCAGCCTCTTTCGGGGCAAGATTGATCATGAAATCAGCCTGGAACCGGTGCAGTGGTTTGGTGCAGACAGCCTCAGCGTGAGAGATATCAACCGCGACGAATTTGGCCGTTGGCAGATACGCTATATGGATCATAGAAACTCCGGCAGAGTGGCTTTGGCAGATAGTCTGTTTCAAACCATCAAAGCAATGGACATCCCTGAACTGGTAATTTCGAATGTGAGTATAAACCAGAGTGGAAGCCATGCCGCGTATGTAACCATAGACGACAAGCATTTCATACGCGGGCTGTATATATACGACTTTGCTGCAGATAGCCATCGCAAAGTGCTTTCGGATCAATACAACATTTCCAATATCCATTGGATGAAAGACCAGCGCTCTCTCATTTTTACACGAAATCGCAATCTATACCGATTGGATCTGCTACCCAGAGATGAATTTGAGTTTGATGTGGATCCCTGGGATGAGATTCTGAATCCAAAGCCCGCAGCAGACACCAGCAGCGTGAAAGACGAAACTGAGGACAAGGAAACAGAGGACTACAGTGTGGATGAAGACGGTTTGTATGTGATGGAGATCAAAGTTCATCCGGAGGTTACGCATCCGGTGGAGATAGAGTGGGAGGGTATTGATAAACGCCTCCATCTTCTTTATGAAGGACAGTCGTCAAACCTGTATCCCATCAAGGTTATCAGCGATTCAACCTTTCTCTTTGTGGAGCAATCCTGGTTCGGTAATAATAAAGCCGGTTTGTACAAAGGTGATATCTACGGGAAAAACAAGAAGGAAGAAGCTGTATTCACTGCTGAAAGCGATAACTTCAAGCTCTATGGCGATAATCTTTATTATCTGGAGAAAGGCGCTTTGCGATCCTACTCTCTGAGTGATAAGAAGCGCAAGGAAATACCTGTAGCACTGGATTATTCTTACGACGAAAAGAAGATGAATCAAAAGGTATTTGAACAGGTATGGGGCAGTTTTGCTGAAAACTTCTATGATCCGGATATGCATGGATTGAACTGGAATGAACTCTATGAAGAATACCTTCCTTATACTGATAAAGCTATGGATATCTCCGAGATTGCTGCCGTGATAGACGAAATGGTGGGCGATCTCAACGCCTCTCACACAGGTTTTGATCCCCGTGAAGATGAAGAAAGCACTTATAAACCCATTGCGTATCTGGGAATGGAGCTGGATTATTCGGAAACCCTTCCAGAAGGCATCCGTATCAGCAAAGTGTATCCCAATACACGCATATCAGCGTTCTACAAAGTAATAGAAGGTGATCTGTTGACGCATTTGGATGGCGTTAAGATCAAATCCACTACTCCTATAGACTCCATTCTGGTAGGCAAAGTGGGCAAGACCATCCACTTTACCATTCTCGGCAAGGACAGGGAAATCTCCGGGGTGTTAAACGGATTGGATGGTAGAGCGGCACGTAAGCTGTACTATGACTACAAAACGATGCGCAGCCGTAAAATGGTAGAAACTGCCACGAACAGCAGAGTGGGGTATATCCACGTTCCTGCTATGGGTGAGGAAAATTATGAGGATTTCACCCGGGATTACTATCGTGACAATCACGATAAAGAGGCAATAATATTGGACTTCCGCGGCAACGTAGGAGGCAGAGTTCACGACAAAATAATATCCCTCCTTTCCAAGAAGCAATACGCATATTCCACTCGAAGATCATACGGAAACCTGCCCAGAGTAGAGCCAAGCAACGGCATTTATGTACCAAGCATCGTACTGGTGGACGAGCATAGTTTTTCCGATGGCGAGATCTTTCCCATCATCTATAAAGAACTAAAACTAGGTAAAGTAATAGGTTTCCCATCCAGCGGAGCTGTGATCGGTACATGGGAGATGCAGCTTTTGGATGGTTCCACAATGCGCATGCCTGGTACGGGATGGTATAAGGTGGACGGAACCAATATGGAGGGAACCGGAGCCATACCGGACATCATCGTGGAACATAGTTTGAACGATATCCGCGACCACAACGATAAACAGCTTCAACGAGCTATAGAAGAGATTTTGCAAGAACTGAACCAATGA